The Caballeronia sp. M1242 nucleotide sequence TTTTTTCATTGCGTGCGAGCACCATCCGAAGAAATAAAACTGCGCTTGGTCTGACCCATAAGGGGTCACGTTAGGCCAAAGCCGATTTCTTCGCAACGCCGACATCCGTCAGATTGACTACGATTTCCGTCAGGCGTCGCGGATCACGCGCGGCAGCCCGACCTCAATCGCACAGGATGCCGACCATGAACCTGCAACGTTTTCCCCGCTATAAGCTCACTTTCGGGCCGACGCCCATTCAGCCGCTCAAGCGCCTGAGCGCGCATCTCGGCGGCAAAGTCGAGCTCTATGCGAAGCGCGAGGACTGCAACAGCGGTCTCGCGTTCGGCGGCAACAAGACGCGCAAGCTCGAATACCTGATTCCCGAGGCGCTCGAACAGGGCTGCGATACGCTCGTGTCCATCGGCGGCATTCAATCGAATCAGACGCGTCAGGTCGCCGCCGTCGCCGCCCACCTCGGCATGAAGTGCGTGCTCGTGCAGGAAAACTGGGTCAACTACTCGGACGCCGTCTACGACCGCGTCGGCAATATCCAGTTGTCGCGCATGATGGGCGCGGACGTGCGGCTCGTGCCCGACGGCTTCGATATCGGCATCCGCAAAAGCTGGCAGGACGCGATGGACAGCGTGCGCGCGGCGGGCGGCAAGCCGTTCCCGATACCGGCGGGCTGCTCGGAGCATCCGCTGGGCGGGCTGGGTTTCGTCGGCTTCGCGGAGGAAGTGCGGCAGCAGGAAGCCGAGCTGGGCTTCAAGTTCGACTACATCGTGGTGTGCTCGGTGACGGGCAGCACCCAGGCGGGCATGGTCGTCGGTTTCGCGGCGGACGGCCGGGCGCGGCGCGTCATCGGCATCGACGCGTCCGCGAAACCGCAGCAGACGCACGATCAGATCACGCGCATTGCAAAGCACACGGCGGAACTCGTCGCTCTCGGCCAGGACATCACGCGCGACGACGTGATTCTCGACACGCGCTTCGGCGGCCCCGAATACGGCCTGCCGAACGAAGGCACGCTCGACGCCATTCGCCTGTGCGCGCGGCTGGAAGGCGTGCTGACC carries:
- a CDS encoding 1-aminocyclopropane-1-carboxylate deaminase translates to MNLQRFPRYKLTFGPTPIQPLKRLSAHLGGKVELYAKREDCNSGLAFGGNKTRKLEYLIPEALEQGCDTLVSIGGIQSNQTRQVAAVAAHLGMKCVLVQENWVNYSDAVYDRVGNIQLSRMMGADVRLVPDGFDIGIRKSWQDAMDSVRAAGGKPFPIPAGCSEHPLGGLGFVGFAEEVRQQEAELGFKFDYIVVCSVTGSTQAGMVVGFAADGRARRVIGIDASAKPQQTHDQITRIAKHTAELVALGQDITRDDVILDTRFGGPEYGLPNEGTLDAIRLCARLEGVLTDPVYEGKSMDGMIQMVRNGEFPEGSKVLYAHLGGVPALNAYSYLFRNG